The following are encoded together in the Citrus sinensis cultivar Valencia sweet orange chromosome 1, DVS_A1.0, whole genome shotgun sequence genome:
- the LOC107176705 gene encoding uncharacterized mitochondrial protein AtMg00310-like — protein MNVAEDTIHPICEQLRVVATSDHGTYLGLPSSIGRKKTDIFIYIRDKIWKRIQEWHQKLLSRVGKEILIKIVAQAIPNYAMHIYLIPLNLCRELERMMNSFWWGNKIYGSGEISLMQWGRLCKPKAYGGIGFKHLHKFNVAMLERQGWRLLTNLYSLVGKIFKARYYPNACFAQAKLGSNSSYAWRSILAPQKILIQGSRIQVGNGQSITIGLALWLPDQVSGFITTNLPEKL, from the coding sequence ATGAATGTGGCTGAGGATACTATTCATCCTATCTGTGAGCAGCTTAGAGTTGTAGCTACTTCAGATCATGGTACCTATCTCGGCTTACCATCATCTATTGGACGCAAGAAGACTGATATTTTCATATACATCAGGGATAAAATATGGAAGAGAATTCAAGAGTGGCACCAAAAACTTCTCTCTAGAGTTGGAAAGGaaattttgatcaaaattGTGGCACAGGCCATACCTAATTATGCTATGCATATTTATCTCATTCCTCTCAATCTTTGCCGGGAGCTTGAAAGGATGATGAATTCTTTTTGGTGGGgcaataaaatatatggtAGTGGTGAAATTAGTTTGATGCAGTGGGGTAGGCTTTGTAAACCAAAAGCTTATGGTGGTATTGGTTTTAAACACCTTCACAAATTTAATGTTGCTATGCTAGAAAGACAAGGCTGGAGGTTGCTTACAAATCTGTATTCGCTTGTGggcaaaatttttaaagctaGGTATTATCCTAATGCATGTTTCGCTCAAGCAAAGCTGGGAAGCAACTCGAGTTATGCATGGAGATCGATTTTGGCTCCTCAGAAGATTTTAATCCAAGGGAGTCGTATTCAAGTTGGGAATGGGCAGAGCATTACAATTGGCTTGGCTCTCTGGTTGCCGGATCAGGTGAGCGGCTTCATTACAACTAACCTTCCAGAAAAACTTTAG
- the LOC107176706 gene encoding uncharacterized protein LOC107176706 encodes MTNVFNSKDRDCILQVPLSSRRNCDTWYWLPDANEIYTVRSCYKWMDIISKPPSSGVWSKIWKLSVPAKVKNFLWQSVANMVHTADNLINRRVEVHLYCTICNASSETTYHVLVYCPFAKQYWMISLVGFDGSFVSFGAWLDALFTHCNVDDCCLGCNGLLEPLANRNNKVWRNVVGRVPQVLNKAGQDLFQWQKARQLSHFTQVPVNLNLSSICWKRPRFGWFKCNADAAIS; translated from the coding sequence ATGACAAATGTGTTCAACAGCAAAGATCGAGACTGTATACTCCAAGTTCCTCTTAGTTCTCGGCGTAATTGTGATACTTGGTATTGGCTCCCCGATGCAAACGAAATATACACTGTTCGAAGTTGCTATAAATGGATGGACATTATATCGAAGCCGCCTAGCAGTGGAGTTTGGAGTAAGATTTGGAAGCTGTCTGTGCCTGCCAAAGTCAAGAACTTTCTTTGGCAATCTGTGGCAAATATGGTTCATACTGCTGACAACCTTATCAATCGTCGAGTCGAGGTACACCTTTATTGTACTATCTGTAATGCATCTTCTGAGACAACTTATCATGTTTTAGTTTATTGTCCTTTTGCCAAACAATATTGGATGATTTCCTTGGTTGGTTTTGATGGAAGTTTTGTTAGTTTTGGTGCTTGGTTGGATGCTCTATTTACTCACTGCAATGTTGATGATTGTTGTCTTGGCTGCAATGGTTTGTTGGAGCCTTTGGCAAATCGAAATAATAAGGTTTGGAGGAATGTAGTAGGTAGAGTGCCTCAAGTTCTTAACAAAGCTGGCCAAGACTTATTTCAATGGCAAAAGGCTCGTCAATTGAGTCACTTTACTCAGGTACCTGTAAATTTAAACCTTAGCTCTATTTGCTGGAAACGCCCTCGATTTGGATGGTTCAAATGCAATGCGGACGCTGCCATTTCCTGA